Genomic window (Sulfurimonas sp.):
CCTATATCACAAACTCTTTCATATTTTTTATTTTGGTAGAGAGTAAACATATTTTGTTTTATTGTCGCATATAAATTTATGCTTATTAATAGTACTAATAATGTTTTCATTTGAATTTTCCTGACTTAATATCTTCGAGAAGTATTTTTGCACGAGGTGATTTTGAATAATTGATATATTTTTTTAATATTTTCATAGCTTCTTTTTTTTGATTTAACTTTACAAGAGATTTTGAAAAAATTATCCAACTTGCGTCTATGTTATCGTTGATTTGGTTTGTTACAAGAGCATAGTTATATGATTTATCATATTGCTCTAATTCATAATATTTTTTAGCTACAAATAAACTAAGGGCTGGATTGTTATTTTTTTTAAATCTTTTAATAACATGCTTTATATCTTCTTGAGTATTTTGTCGTTTTATCAAAATAGTATTTATTTTTTCAATATACTCTTTTTCTTTTCTTTTTTTTCTTTTTACAACTTTCTTTCTTTCTTTTTTTTGTTTATTTAGACTAGTTAGTTTTTCATTTTCATAATGAGAAAGAGTATTATGTTTTATATTTGACATAAAATTAAGAGATGGGGAAAGAATCATTTTAGTTTTTGGAGTTTTTTCTTCTACTATTTTTGAAACTTCTTTTTTTACTATAATTTTTTCTATTACTACTTTTTTAAGCTTAGGTTCTTGTATCATTTTTTGCTCTTTATTCTCATCAGAAGTAAAAAGTATTAAAATAATAGAAGAAATAACGATAAGACTTAAAGAGATAACCCCATAAGGTAAATAAGTTTTAATCTTATACTTACGCCTTCTATTTTCTAGTTCATTGATATTAAGCATCTATAAGACCTGTGTGAATTGCGGACATTTCTATTATTTTTGTAGATGCAACATTGGTATTTATTGCTGAAGGATTGTTGTTATAATACCATGAATAAATATCAAAAAAAGTATATAAAAGTTTATTAGTATCTCTATAATTACCTTTTGTTATTTTATGGATTAAGTTTACTGGTTTTTTAGAAAACATATTGGCACTATCAAAACAGTTTGCTTTCATGAGCTTTTTTTGTATATATATTTTAAGTTCATTATTTGAAGCGTTTTCAAGCTCTACACTTTCCCATATCCTTGTTTGAAAATGCTCTTTTGCTATTAAATCTTCTTTTTCTGTTTTGTGAAGTGTTATAATAAATTTAACAGTTCTTGTATCAGACAGTAGTCTTATCTTTTCCATTTGAGTGCTAGAGTAAAGTTGAGCTTCATCTAATAAAACTAAGGGAACTTCATCATCTTCTAAGATATTTTTTTTGATTATTAACATAAATTGAGTAAAGTTTAATTCTCCCTTATATTTTACATTAAATAAATCACGAGCAAGTGATTTGAAAAATTCACTATCATCTAAAATAGGAGTTTGATATAAATAAATTTTTTGAGAAGAAGATAAATCATGATGTAGTTTTGTTAAAAACATACTTTTACCAGTTCCTGGTTTCCCATAAAGAAGTATCATTTTAAGAGGCTTTTTTACAGAGTCTTTTAGTGACTGATAGAGTGTTGAAACTCTGTCAAGCTGAACATAATCGCGAACATTTACATTGTCAATGAAAACATCCTTAGAGTTGTTGAAGATACTATCTTTCATCTTCCTCTTTCTTCTCATTAACTTCAGTGTCTGTTTTTACTTCAAGATTATCTGCTTGCTGGGAAATTGAACTTTTATTTAAGATAACAGTTTGATCAGTTATCCCTTCATATCCTAAATCTGCTAAAGATAAATCATTGTTATCTTTATCTATGATATGAGGTTCTATTATAATAACTAATTCTTGGATTTGTTTTGTCATTTCTTCATATTTAAAAAAGTAACTTAACCCTGGAATATCACCTAAGAGAGGAACTTTATTCATTTTGTTTACATTTTTAGTATTTATTAAACCACCTAAAATAATTCTCTTGCCATCTTTAACTGTGACAACTGACGAAAGTTGACGACGAATAAGGTCAGGTGGCATTTTTCTTTCAGATGCATTTTCAAGAGATATATCTGTTCTTGTTTCAGATATTGAAGGATTTATCTTTAGTGTAATTGTTCTGTCATCTGATATCTCAGGTGTAATATCTAGTAATACTCCAGCAAATACTGACTGAATAGTATCATTTTGTGTTGTAGCAGCTACTCCACCACCTGTTCCTTGTTGGTTTGTTTCTGATTTTATTTTGTAAAAGTACTCAGTTCCTGCTGTTATAAGTGCAGGTTGGTTGTTTAGAGTTAAAACTTTTGGGTTTGATATAGAAACAACATCCCCTTGAGTTTGTAAAAACTTAATAACTTGATTTAGAGTTCCTCCAGCTTTTATGGTTACAAGACTTGCACCATTTACAGCTTGTGAACCTGCTGTAGTGATTTTTCCATCTGTCCAAGTTGGAACATTTTCCTTTGCTACATAATCAGCTTTTATCTCTATATTTTGCAAAGCATATAACTGTTGCCAATCAATACCAGTAGTCTTTCCTTCTTCCATAGTAACGGAGAGAAGTTGCACATCTATTAAAACTTGAAGTTGTACTTTTTCTTGAAGTCTTTTTAGATATTTTTCTAATCTTGTCATTTGTCTTATAGTTGCACTTATCGTTATTAGACCAGCATTTTTATTTATGATAGGGGCATCTGCTTTGTATACATCGTGAGGTCTATTTATTACTGATTGAAGCTCTTTATCTAAATCTTCCCAAAACTTTACTTCATCAGTGCTTTCTATTTTTATACCAGACTCTGCACTTGAAGCACCAGCTCCTCCTGCATTAGCCCCACCAGTTGTTCCACCAGTTGCTCCCCCTGTAGCAGAACCGACACCAGAAGATGTTAATGTTACATTTGTACTTCCTGTGCCTTTTCTCTGAGATAGTATATAGTCAATGCCAAATGTTTTAGTTTTTAAATAAGATATTTTTAAAATATTATTTTCAAGTATATAGTAAAGGTTATTTTCATTTAATATAATATTTAAAACTTCATCTATTGTTAGATTCTTAAGATGAGTTTTATTTAGTCTTGATTCTAGGAATTTTTCAGCATGTGGGTCAGTTACAATTATGCTAAATTCACATTCATCACTAAGCTGTTCTACAAAATCTATGATTTTTGTATTTTTTGTAGAGCTTATAGTAAACAGTTCATATGAACAATCCGCATAACTACTACTTGATAAAAGAAGTGTTATCAGTGACCCGTAAACTATTTTTCTTAAATATTGCATTTCTATTATCCTATTTATTTAAATTTTAAATTTTGTTTTTTATCTCGTGTTGAGAGAGTTACTTTACTCTCTCCTCTAGATAAGATTATTGTTGTTCTCTTTACACTTGATAGCTTATAGCCATAAAGTGAATCATTTAAATTGTACCATTCTCCGTTTATGAGGGCTGATTTATTTATAACAGCACTAAGAACTAGATTTTTTGGTAGTTTTTGCATGGTGTGAAGTGATTTTGTTGAAGTAGTAGATACTTTAGATGGTTTTTTATAAGTAGAACTCTTTTTCTTTGTATATCTTCTTTTAGCTTTTTTACCATTAGAGTATATGAAAGGACTATGTATTTCAGTTAAAGCTTTAGTCTCCATCCCTTTTCTTGGAGGTTTTATAGCTTCTACTTGCGTATCAACCCATGAAAGCTCGTTTGAACTTAATGTAGCAGATATAAATAGAGTAATTAATAATAAAGTGAATTTTTTCATTAGTATGTAATCCCCCAAACTGAGATAAATAACTCTGTACTAAGAGTTTTTTTCGCTTTTATATCTAAGGCATGAATATCAACAACTAAATCACTTTGTTCAAGAGAGTTTATAAATCTAAGAGTATTTTTATAATTACCTGTTGTGTTTAGTGTAATATCTAATATATGACCAAAAGAATTATTATTTTTAGCATATTCATTAGTGAAATCTATGATTTTAATATTGTATTTCTTTGCATTTGTTGAGATTGAATGTAAATATTCTCCCCAAGCCCTTTCATCATAAATTAACGATGAGATAGTTTCGATTTTACTTTTAATATAGGCATTATTTGCTTTATTTAGAACAAGTTTTGCATTTAAATTTTTTATATCTCTGTCTAGTAGAACTATCTTTACTTTAGGATTTTGTTGAAGAAATATTTTATCTACATTTATTTTTGAACTTATAGAAGTTATTTGTGTGTTTTTTTTCTCAAAACCACTTTGTGAACTTTCCCAAAAAAGTAGATATGAAAATGCAAAAATAAGAGCAAAAATCATAATATATGTCATATATATATCTTTTTGATTTTTACCTTTAAAAGAAGCATCTATGCGTTGTAGGTAATCTTCAATATTTATTTTCATAATATATTCACCTTTAATTCACTAAAGTATTTTTTTGATTTATCTTTAAGCTCTATGTGTTTGAGTGAAAAGTCAAATTTACCTTCATATGTTTTAGTTAAGTACTCAAGCATCTTTGTTATCGACTTATCTTGTTTTGATATTAAGTTGAGAGTAAATGTTTTTAGTTTTTCATCTTCTTTATATGATAAAGAATCAAGACCAATATTGAACTTATTTAAATCTTTTGTTAAGTTGGCTAGTAGTTTAGCTTTCATCGGATAGTTTACTTTTACATCATGAATTTTTATCAGCGTTGATTTTTTTTCTGCGTACTCTTTTTTCTCATGGGCTAAGAGTGTTTGAACTTTTGTTTTAACAGCTTTTTTATTTCTAATGGTTGCTTGTCTTGTGGTTTTTTGAGCATGAAGTTCTTTATACTCAGCATCTAAAAGATCATACTGGAGTGTTTGTGCATAAGTAAGTACCCAGTAAGTTACAGGATACATAAAGGCTAAAGTAAGCGAAGCAGCAATAAGCAATATGATTTTACCACTTTCTCTATGAATGAATTTTGGAGGACGATGGTAGGTTGTAAAATTACAACTATACTTTTCTTCTAAGGGAAGGGTTGTATAAACATGCATTAAAGCATGAAGTTGGTCTATATATATCCCATCACTTTCAAAGCCATAGTCAAATTCGAAGTTGCTTGATTTTATTCCAAGTTCAACTTCACTCATCTCATCTAGTTTAGTGAGTGTTTGAATTTGTGAACCAATAAATACACGCTCTATTTTTTCTAATTCATAAGCTCTTTTTACATAAGTTAAAATATCGTTAATATTGGCAAAAATTTCTTTATAGAGTTTTATGAAATATTCTTTATAGTCACTATCTGTATCTTTTAAGCTTTGAGTGCTTAAAAAACTTATAAAATCCACAAACTCTATTCTTTCGCCATATAGTTCACAAAATCTTTCATGCATCTGTAAAAATGAGTAGTTAATAGATTTAGTATAAAGAAACTCTTTTTCATTGTAAACAGTGATAAAGGCATCGTTTTCTTGGAAATATATATAACAGTGAACACCACTAGTTTCAATTATTTCTTTTGAATATAGTGTTTTAAGGAGTAGAGGAGAAGGTATGATAGCATCTATATATTTTATCTTCTCAATGGTAGGGACAAATGTTTCTTCAAGAGTTAATGGGTCTATGATAAAAACATGAAAATTTCTGTTATCTTCATCAAGAGAATTGAAGGTTTCTATAAATTGTATTTGATAAGTTACAGCTTGGTCTAGTGCTAATTCATCATATATTTTATTGCTTATCGCATCGTGTAAATCTTCTTCGGGTATATTTTTAGAGATAGAAATTTGTGAATTTATAAAGTCTTTAGTATTTAAGTAAGATATTGCATATTGTTCTTTTGAAAACTGAGCAGTTTCAGTATTTGAAAGAAAACTAGAGATACCACTAAGGTAGGAACCCTTGTATGGATTTACAGAGATAACACTTGAAAAAGAATGTTCAGTTTTTTTACTCATTTGCCATAACCCTAATTTGAAATAAACTGTTGATATAAAAGCAAAAGTCATTCCTTATTATCAACTATCTTGATTTTAGCGGAATGTAGCTTAAAGATTTTTTGATATCACACAAGTTTAGTAATATGTTGTTGTTTATCTATAAAATAGCATGTTTTAAGTACTTTAGATTGTTTATTTTTCTGTGATTATTTTTATTTTTTTGTTGTTTTTGTCCACTTTTACTATTAAAATTTTATCACCAATGAACTTAAAAGTATCAGATTTATAGTATTCCTTGAAAGTTATCTGATAAATATCGTCAGAATTTGGATAAGGAATTACATTTATATTGTTAAATATAATTGTTTTTTTTTCTAGTTTTTTAAAGATTCTTGTTTTGTATTTTTTAAACCTTTGTATTGTCATTCCATCATTTCTTACAAATTTGTTAGAATAAAAACTTAGATAAGCATCTATATCATCATATAACCAAGCATATCTCCATACAAATAATTCTGAAAGTATAGAACTTAAAATCTCTTTTGAAATATTTTGTTTAATTTTATTTGCATCTATAATTAGTATAGTATTTTGTATATCAATCCTGTTGCTTAAGCATTCTATATTTTGATTGTCAATGGCTATACAACCTTTTGTAAATTCATCTCTAGTTTGCTCTGTTGGAAGTCCATGAATCCAGATTCCATGTCCATTTTTTCCTCTAAAAGTATCATAAGTATTTGGATAAGAAGTTACAAAAGCTAAGGGTCCATAAAATGAATCAAGTTTATTTTCACGAGTGAGTTTTTTGAGTATTTTATAGATTCCTATTGGAGTTATAAGGTCGCCTTCTTTTATTTTATCGCCTTTTATTTTTCCTGTGAAAGCATTATATGTTTTTATAAAACTGTAAGTATTATTTGTATCTTTTATATATAAATTTAGTGTAGAGGCGTCTTTATTGCAGGTTAAGACTTTTGGACTTGATTCTAAATAGCCAAAAGTAGTGTCAATAGTTTTAAGATATTCACTCCAGTACTCATTTTTAGTTAGTTCTAAATCCATCTGTTTTTCTACGCTGTTAATACCATTAATTCTATAGTTTGTTAAAATATTATTTGCATATAAACTTAGGCTTATTAAAATAAAGAATATTATCTTCATGATTTGTATCCTATCTCCTCTAAAAATGCTTTATCTTTAGTCCAGCCTTTTTTTACGCTGACCTGTAGATTTAAGTAGGCTTTTTTCCCACTTAATCTTTCTATCTTCTCTCTTGCAGATTTACCAATTCTTTTGATTGATTCTCCACCTTTACCTATAATGATCCCTTTTTGGGACTCTTTTTCAATGATGATTGTAGCATAAATCTTGTCGATGCCTTTTTCTTCGTCGATTGAGTCGATGATAACATCTGATTCATAAGGAATCTCATCACTTACATTTTCAAAGATTCCTTCTCTAACAAAACCAGCATAAATATCACGAACAAGCTCACTTGTTAAATCCTCAGGGTCGTAAAGAAAAGGTGAATCAGGAAGATATTTAGATATTACTTTTAACAAATCTTCATGTCCAACTTTTTTAGGAATTGCAACTGGTATAAGAGCTTCGAAATTATGTGC
Coding sequences:
- a CDS encoding ATP-binding protein, translated to MKDSIFNNSKDVFIDNVNVRDYVQLDRVSTLYQSLKDSVKKPLKMILLYGKPGTGKSMFLTKLHHDLSSSQKIYLYQTPILDDSEFFKSLARDLFNVKYKGELNFTQFMLIIKKNILEDDEVPLVLLDEAQLYSSTQMEKIRLLSDTRTVKFIITLHKTEKEDLIAKEHFQTRIWESVELENASNNELKIYIQKKLMKANCFDSANMFSKKPVNLIHKITKGNYRDTNKLLYTFFDIYSWYYNNNPSAINTNVASTKIIEMSAIHTGLIDA
- the mshL gene encoding pilus (MSHA type) biogenesis protein MshL, coding for MQYLRKIVYGSLITLLLSSSSYADCSYELFTISSTKNTKIIDFVEQLSDECEFSIIVTDPHAEKFLESRLNKTHLKNLTIDEVLNIILNENNLYYILENNILKISYLKTKTFGIDYILSQRKGTGSTNVTLTSSGVGSATGGATGGTTGGANAGGAGASSAESGIKIESTDEVKFWEDLDKELQSVINRPHDVYKADAPIINKNAGLITISATIRQMTRLEKYLKRLQEKVQLQVLIDVQLLSVTMEEGKTTGIDWQQLYALQNIEIKADYVAKENVPTWTDGKITTAGSQAVNGASLVTIKAGGTLNQVIKFLQTQGDVVSISNPKVLTLNNQPALITAGTEYFYKIKSETNQQGTGGGVAATTQNDTIQSVFAGVLLDITPEISDDRTITLKINPSISETRTDISLENASERKMPPDLIRRQLSSVVTVKDGKRIILGGLINTKNVNKMNKVPLLGDIPGLSYFFKYEEMTKQIQELVIIIEPHIIDKDNNDLSLADLGYEGITDQTVILNKSSISQQADNLEVKTDTEVNEKKEEDER
- a CDS encoding L,D-transpeptidase family protein, producing MKIIFFILISLSLYANNILTNYRINGINSVEKQMDLELTKNEYWSEYLKTIDTTFGYLESSPKVLTCNKDASTLNLYIKDTNNTYSFIKTYNAFTGKIKGDKIKEGDLITPIGIYKILKKLTRENKLDSFYGPLAFVTSYPNTYDTFRGKNGHGIWIHGLPTEQTRDEFTKGCIAIDNQNIECLSNRIDIQNTILIIDANKIKQNISKEILSSILSELFVWRYAWLYDDIDAYLSFYSNKFVRNDGMTIQRFKKYKTRIFKKLEKKTIIFNNINVIPYPNSDDIYQITFKEYYKSDTFKFIGDKILIVKVDKNNKKIKIITEK
- the era gene encoding GTPase Era; its protein translation is MTKAGFVSLIGRPNAGKSTLMNSLLGENIAMVSQKANATRKRSNAIVMHKDTQIIFVDTPGLHEREKVLNQFMLDEALKAMGDCDLIVYLAPVTDSVEHYEKFLKLNNDRVKHIIVISKIDQVSQEKLFKRIASYNQFAHNFEALIPVAIPKKVGHEDLLKVISKYLPDSPFLYDPEDLTSELVRDIYAGFVREGIFENVSDEIPYESDVIIDSIDEEKGIDKIYATIIIEKESQKGIIIGKGGESIKRIGKSAREKIERLSGKKAYLNLQVSVKKGWTKDKAFLEEIGYKS